In the Malania oleifera isolate guangnan ecotype guangnan chromosome 1, ASM2987363v1, whole genome shotgun sequence genome, one interval contains:
- the LOC131157749 gene encoding glyoxylase I 4-like, with the protein MHKRKLKRNKRLSERDSETESDNRQIEMEIEEVGSYDQALPLLSLNHVSLLCRSVWDSLRFYEDVLGFCLIKRPSSFDFNGAWLFNYGFGIHLLENPSDDDSYTIHQSRPINPKDNHISFQCTDVGLVKKRLQEMGIKYVTAVVKDEGNTVDQVFFHDPDGYMIELCNCENIPVIPISSCAFKPGTGTSFKRMAYNKCGFMETLMMESLSMDMMNFSF; encoded by the exons CGAAAATTGAAGAGGAATAAGAGGCTAAGTGAGAGAGACTCTGAGACTGAGAGTGATAATCGACAGATAGAAATGGAGATAGAGGAAGTTGGGAGCTATGATCAGGCACTGCCTCTGCTCTCTTTGAATCATGTCTCCTTGTTGTGCAGATCTGTGTGGGACTCTCTGCGGTTCTACGAAGATGTGTTGGGCTTTTGCCTCATCAAACGCCCATCTTCTTTCGATTTCAATGGAGCTTG GTTGTTCAACTATGGCTTTGGGATACACTTGTTGGAGAATCCATCTGACGATGACTCATATACCATTCATCAATCCAGACCCATTAATCCAAAGGATAACCATATCTCCTTCCAA TGCACTGATGTTGGGCTTGTGAAAAAGAGGCTGCAAGAAATGGGGATCAAGTATGTGACAGCAGTGGTCAAGGACGAAGGAAACACTGTGGATCAAGTGTTCTTCCATGACCCAGATGGTTATATGATCGAGCTTTGCAACTGCGAGAACATTCCAGTCATCCCCATCTCGTCCTGCGCATTCAAGCCTGGGACGGGGACAAGTTTTAAGAGGATGGCATATAACAAATGTGGGTTCATGGAGACTCTGATGATGGAGAGCTTGAGCATGGATATGATGAACTTCTCATTTTAA
- the LOC131159088 gene encoding uncharacterized protein LOC131159088 — protein MVVSFESVVVTTLDTLGSGNSSLIAINVGSQLPLKLTLSNFPSWRAKLTSMLIGYDFQGYLDDKSILLAILAFVSKLVLSLIAASTTAHDAWSKLQQLYANSSRTSVMQLKEELTLIQQNSRSVSEYLQAIKVLVDELGMIDSSVSTDDIKLYDLNGVGPKYREIAAPIRARETSLRFEELHDMLAGHESYLRFVDASNVVLVALQAPLGTALSLPFSTAANILVLVPLLCDKVGHSTKTCYSTSGVKSVNCAATNASTDKKWLLDSAASNNITFNLANLFVHLEYDGTNGVVIGDGLGLRVIHVRFMSIPFPSKPLN, from the exons ATGGTCGTTTCTTTTGAATCCGTTGTTGTCACCACCCTTGACACTCTCGGCAGTGGCAACTCTTCTCTTATTGCCATCAATGTCGGCTCCCAGCTTCCCTTGAAGCTTACCCTTTCCAACTTCCCTTCTTGGCGTGCCAAACTGACATCAATGCTCATTGGCTATGACTTTCAGGGCTATCTTGATG ATAAGTCGATTCTCCTCGCCATCCTTGCATTTGTCTCCAAGCTGGTCTTGTCACTCATTGCCGCTTCCACCACTGCTCATGATGCTTGGTCCAAGTTGCAACAATTGTACGCCAATAGTTCACGCACTAGTGTTATGCAACTTAAGGAGGAGTTGACTCTCATTCAGCAAAATTCCCGCTCAGTCTCGGAGTATCTCCAAGCCATCAAGGTTTTAGTTGATGAACTTGGTATGATTGACTCTTCTGTCTCAACGGATGACATTAAATTGTATGACCTCAATGGTGTTGGCCCTAAGTACCGTGAGATTGCAGCGCCTATTCGAGCACGTGAGACTTCTCTTAGATTTGAGGAGCTTCATGATATGTTGGCTGGCCATGAAAGTTACTTACGATTTGTTGACGCATCCAATGTTGTCCTGGTTGCACTGCAAGCTCCACTCGGCACCGCACTTTCACTTCCATTTTCAACTGCAGCCAACATTCTAGTGCTGGTTCCTTTG TTGTGTGACAAAGTCGGCCACTCGACCAAGACTTGTTACTCGACTTCAGGAGTGAAGTCTGTTAATTGTGCTGCTACAAATGCATCCACTGACAAAAAGTGGCTTTTGGATTCCGCTGCTTCTAACAACATCACCTTCAATCTTGCCAATCTCTTTGTTCACTTGGAGTATGATGGCACGAATGGGGTCGTCATTGGCGATGGCTTAGGTTTGCGAGTGATACATGTTCGCTTTATGTCTATTCCCTTTCCCTCAAAGCCTTTAAATTGA